From Sceloporus undulatus isolate JIND9_A2432 ecotype Alabama chromosome 6, SceUnd_v1.1, whole genome shotgun sequence, one genomic window encodes:
- the NMT1 gene encoding glycylpeptide N-tetradecanoyltransferase 1, whose amino-acid sequence MADDSETAVRRPSGEENDHQHCSDCENEEEHNYNRGGLSPTDDSGGKKKKKKQKRKKEKGDQLDSTQDQSAKVNSLPPERMHEIQKAIELFSIGHGPAKTMEEATKRSYQFWDTQPVPKLGEVVNTHGPVEPDKDNIRQEPYTLPQGFMWDALDLGDRGVLKELYTLLNENYVEDDDNMFRFDYSPEFLLWALRPPGWLPQWHCGVRVITSKKLVGFISAIPATIHIYDMEKKMVEINFLCVHKKLRSKRVAPVLIREITRRVHLEGIFQAVYTAGVVLPKPVGTCRYWHRSLNPRKLIEVKFSHLSRNMTMQRTMKLYRLPETPKTPGLRPMEYKDIPAVHRLLDEYLKQFHLTPVMNLDEVEHWFLPQPSIIDTFVVENADGEVTDFLSFYTLPSTIMNHPTHKSLKAAYSFYNVHTKTPLLDLMNDALILAKMKGFDVFNALDLMENKTFLEKLKFGIGDGNLQYYLYNWKCPSMGPEKVGLVLQ is encoded by the exons tGGCTTAAGTCCAACAGATGATAGCGGaggtaaaaagaagaaaaagaaacagaaacggaagaaggaaaaaggggatCAACTTGATTCAACTCAAGATCAGTCAGCAAAG GTGAATTCATTGCCACCTGAAAGGATGCATGAGATTCAAAAGGCCATTGAACTCTTCTCAATAGGACATGGACCTGCCAAAACAATGGAAGAAGCCACCAAGCGCAGCTACCAGTTTTGGGACACACAACCAGTTCCCAAGTTAG GAGAAGTAGTGAACACTCACGGGCCTGTTGAACCAGACAAGGACAATATCCGCCAGGAGCCCTATACCTTGCCTCAGGGTTTCATGTGGGATGCTCTGGACTTGGGGGATCGAGGTGTG CTCAAAGAGCTGTACACTCTCCTGAATGAGAACTACGTGGAAGATGATGACAACATGTTCCGGTTTGATTACTCACCAGAGTTCCTGCTATG GGCTTTGCGTCCCCCAGGCTGGCTTCCCCAGTGGCATTGTGGTGTGAGGGTCATCACAAGCAAAAAGTTGGTTGGCTTCATCAGTGCTATTCCAGCTACTATCCACATATATGATAT GGAGAAGAAGATGGTAGAAATAAACTTTCTCTGTGTGCACAAAAAACTGCGTTCCAAGCGTGTGGCCCCTGTTCTGATTCGAGAAATCACCCGACGGGTCCACTTGGAAGGAATTTTCCAAGCTGTGTACACTGCTGGGGTAGTGCTGCCAAAACCTGTTGGAACCTGCAG GTACTGGCATCGGTCCCTGAATCCACGCAAGCTGATAGAAGTAAAGTTTTCTCACCTGAGCAGGAACATGACTATGCAACGCACCATGAAGCTCTATCGGCTTCCAGAG ACTCCAAAGACCCCAGGGCTGCGGCCAATGGAGTACAAAGACATCCCTGCTGTGCACAGACTTTTGGATGAGTATTTGAAGCAATTCCACTTGACTCCTGTCATGAATCTGGATGAAGTGGAGCACTGGTTTTTGCCCCAGCCCAGCATCATTGACACATTTGTGGTGGAG AATGCTGATGGGGAGGTGACAGACTTCTTGAgtttttataccctgccttccaCAATTATGAATCATCCTACCCACAAGAGCTTGAAAGCAGCCTACTCCTTCTACAACGTCCACACCAAGACACCACTTCTTGACCTTATGAATGATGCCCTTATACTGGCCAAGATG AAGGGCTTTGATGTTTTCAATGCCCTGGATCTCATGGAGAATAAAACCTTCCTAGAAAAGCTGAAGTTTGGGATTGGAGATGGAAACTTGCAATATTATCTCTACAATTGGAAATGCCCCAGCATGGGACCAGAGAAA GTTGGCCTGGTGCTGCAGTAA